The following are encoded in a window of Plasmodium cynomolgi strain B DNA, chromosome 4, whole genome shotgun sequence genomic DNA:
- a CDS encoding DHHC zinc finger domain containing protein (putative) has translation MKALNMGAILLAFYRSFFVLLTYVLILQSMYLCPKFISSFATKARVSSYASFWFCAIMTLWCYVKCLTKNPGVLTGEPRKTGEGIDERHGPDDMCVKCNLLKEKRSHHCSVCNRCIIKMDHHCIWINGCVGQYNQKFFILLNFYTLLMCTNCAFIVMYKIISCVQTNPRLNTDRMCILSRTDLFLILVNAFGSLVFGVFSFVMLIDQYVAVRTNTTGIEYLKNQRREMRPFRESLVDVFGQPFCCLWYSGD, from the exons ATGAAAGCCCTAAATATGGGGGCGATTCTTTTGGCGTTTTATAGgtccttcttcgttttgctg ACATACGTCCTAATTCTGCAGTCCATGTACCTCTGCCCCAAGTTCATCTCATCTTTTGC AACGAAAGCACGGGTGTCCTCGTACGCCTCCTTCTGGTTCTGCGCAATTATGACTTTGTGGTGCTACGTCAAATGCCTCACTAAAAACCCGGGGGTGTTAACAGGGGAGCCCAGGAAGACAG GAGAAGGAATCGACGAACGGCATGGTCCCGATGACATGTGCGTGAAGTGTAACCTGTTAAAGGAAAAGAGATCTCACCACTGCTCTGTTTGCAACCGCTGCATCATTAAAATGGACCACCACT GCATTTGGATAAATGGCTGTGTCGGACAGTACaatcagaaattttttatcctcctCAATTTC TACACCCTGCTCATGTGCACCAACTGCGCCTTCATCgttatgtacaaaataatcTCGTGTGTTCAGACGAACCCAAGATTGAACACCGACAGGATG tGTATACTCAGCAGAACAGACCTCTTCCTCATCCTG GTGAACGCCTTCGGCTCCCTCGTGTTCGGGGTGTTCTCGTTCGTCATGTTGATCGACCAGTACGTCGCGGTTAGGACGAACACGACAG GGATAGAGTACCTGAAGAACCAACGCAGAGAAATGAGGCCCTTCCGAGAGTCACTCGTGGACGTGTTTGGCCAGCCATTCTGCTGCCTCTGGTACAGTGGCGAttaa
- a CDS encoding origin recognition complex subunit 5 (putative), with translation TFGFEREVQLHRLVNLLGDLRDPISVIQVLGLPGMGKTKVVKSFVKLKNVPFAYVNCLMALYQSGKSAKNVIYHTILKELSTNLLHEFEEYKSSNGFTNYSHDPTKLVPNHVSNTDVFFNVLHKLLSFRPEDGRGGGGDPSPGKKRRHGGKQQRQGGSGNTSEESTNGMTSTKHHLHKDKLYDRSVVIILDNVRYLVRTHPDLFYALTRIHEYIRGPYNDMTKANKTTRGLCIILINRSPLPDEIFDGLPQPPTVWFDSYTADMCKNILYRLYNTMCFESLLTYNDKDLKIYCVKENKTEFLIKRNNVILDNEVICDIWYRYVDYIINVSYKDYKSDFHELLFICAHMWPLFIKPILEGTLEPIVENMNALQRNIDTHIRVATYNHASHFTFELIDSVFLNENNLKNKIDLSFYSRVLLVGAYLASRNLPLTDKRFFNATVKGGAFTLPKKRKGRSKNESILTLIGQAIPKNFTFIRWICLTDCLLVCFFNEKLTLNSLICHQINTLIQLGFISFCCANNMSCLVRNSLMNGVQWSGYCGSALLNSTNNFSSLGNNIFSESANSVSYESLDPYTKLAIQVPEETIRSIARDLKIPLDELIL, from the coding sequence ACGTTCGGATTCGAAAGGGAAGTCCAACTGCACCGATTGGTGAACCTACTCGGAGATTTAAGGGATCCCATTTCTGTCATTCAAGTGCTAGGACTACCAGgaatgggaaaaacaaaagtcGTGAAAAGCTTTGTGAAGCTAAAAAACGTACCATTCGCGTATGTAAACTGTTTAATGGCTCTTTATCAATCAGGTAAGTCAGCAAAGAATGTGATTTATCacacaattttgaaagaGCTCAGCACAAATTTGTTACATGAATTTGAGGAATACAAAAGTTCAAATGGCTTCACAAATTATTCTCATGATCCGACCAAGTTAGTTCCCAACCATGTGTCCAACacggatgttttttttaatgttctTCATAAGTTGTTGTCCTTTCGGCCCGAGGATGGTAGGGGTGGTGGGGGGGATCCATCTCCTGGGAAGAAACGCCGTCATGGAGGGAAGCAGCAAAGGCAAGGTGGCAGTGGAAACACATCGGAGGAATCAACCAACGGAATGACATCCACTAAGCACCACCTCCACAAAGACAAGCTGTACGACCGATCAGTGGTGATCATCCTAGATAATGTACGGTACCTAGTGAGAACCCACCCGGATTTATTTTACGCTTTGACAAGAATCCATGAATATATTCGAGGCCCATATAATGATATGACTAAAGCGAACAAGACAACGAGAGGATTGTGTATCATCCTAATAAATCGGTCCCCATTGCCGGATGAAATTTTTGATGGGTTGCCCCAACCTCCAACGGTGTGGTTTGACTCTTACACAGCAGatatgtgcaaaaatattttataccgACTTTACAACACCATGTGTTTCGAATCGCTGCTCACATACAACGACAAGGATTTGAAGATCTACTGtgtgaaggaaaataaaacggagtttttaataaaaaggaacaacgTCATCCTAGACAACGAAGTCATTTGTGACATCTGGTACAGATATGTGGACTACATAATTAATGTGTCATATAAGGATTACAAGAGTGACTTTCACGAGTTGCTTTTTATATGTGCGCACATGTGGCCTCTGTTCATAAAACCCATCCTAGAGGGTACCTTAGAACCCATCgtagaaaatatgaacgcTCTCCAAAGGAATATAGACACACATATCCGAGTGGCTACGTACAACCATGCTAGCCATTTTACATTCGAACTAATTGATTCCGTTTTTTTgaacgaaaataatttaaaaaataaaatcgacTTATCATTCTATTCAAGAGTTTTACTTGTAGGGGCATATTTAGCCTCGAGGAATTTACCCCTAACGGATAAACGCTTCTTCAATGCCACTGTAAAGGGGGGTGCCTTTACCCTACCCAAGAAGAGAAAGGGCAGGAGTAAAAACGAATCTATTTTAACCTTAATTGGTCAGGCTAttccaaaaaatttcaccTTCATTCGATGGATATGCTTAACAGACTGCCTCCTCGTGTGCTTCTTCAACGAGAAACTAACACTGAACAGCCTTATCTGTCACCAAATAAATACCCTCATTCAGCTGGGATTTATTAGCTTCTGTTGTGCAAATAATATGTCTTGCTTGGTCCGCAACAGCTTGATGAATGGAGTGCAGTGGAGTGGATACTGTGGCAGTGCGCTGCTTAACTCCACTAACAATTTTTCCTCCCTCGgcaataacattttttcagAGAGCGCAAACTCGGTTTCGTACGAGTCGCTTGACCCCTACACCAAGCTCGCCATCCAGGTCCCCGAGGAAACCATCCGCAGCATCGCCAGGGACCTGAAGATCCCCCTCGACGAGTTGATTCTCTGA
- a CDS encoding DNA-directed RNA polymerase II 135 kDa polypeptide (putative), with amino-acid sequence MAVKLEPSYFSSEYMHPDAPLEEDHDEEERITEEDSWVVIGSFFGSHGLVNQQIESYNDFIEYRMQEIIDEHPHIEIRPQPQYRSDRDDNKNVMYSLKFGQLSLDRPFYDERNLTNKNLWPQEARLRNLTYSSAIYIDIEQSTYVVEEGSKNQILKEKFVYERINLGRIPLMLKSMFCWTKGLPESEIADMGECAFDQGGYFIVNGGEKVLVAQERMAHNFIYVFKKKQPSKFGWVAEIRSQMERSQATSAFSVKMKTKTGSRGSGGGGSSARTGGQLVATLPYIRTEISVGILFRALGCTSDRDILQRIVYDFNDKMMINTLRETLEECIDYPTQDICLDFIGKRGPTVGASREKRILYAKELLRKEVLPHMGTGPGVESKKSYFIGYMINRLLLAELGRIKEDDRDHFGKKRLDIAGPLMASSFSTYFRKMAKDVKRVLQRQIDNNKPFDVAGAVRSCSQITQGMQYQLATGNWGKDKDGKVIRTGVAQVLNRLTYSSCLSHLRRLNTPLGREGKMAKPRQLHNTHWGMICPFETPEGQSVGLVKNLSLMCDISVGTSTNNIFEFLLEWGLESLDEVPPQLMKEKVKLFLNGKWVGCFNQIDNLIETLYELRRRCDISPEASIVRDVNSKEIKIFTDSGRAMRPLYVVKNDKGENKLKLTKEHVKNMMAYPETYNWDYLIQEGIIEYIDCEEEETTMISMFIDDLKTGTGYHNNYTHCEIHPSLILGVCASIIPFSDHNQSPRNTYQSAMGKQAMGIYVTNFNIRLDTLAHLLYYPQRPLVCTKVMEYLRFRDLPAGINAIVAIMCYTGYNQEDSLIMNQSSIDRGLFRSVFYRTYTSEEKQQGSLIIESFEKPSIRCVKNLKRGDYTKLDNDGLIAPGIRVLGDDIIIGKVSPNIEDEDDIVIQKKVPNVPMSYNSGGGSSNGFITGKDSSTGGSILNGSAGSVCGSVSSPYAPSTIGGSNLMDSVPDSPISDRYSSSGPVGTTTMAPASVASSTPSSTTIFRSGNTLSNVNSPQYGTTIASASTKDDIEVPTLTISTSNILKQYKKDCSLSLRENENGVIDTVMLSSNSRGNKFAKVKVRSVRIPQIGDKFASRHGQKGTIGITYRTEDMPFSSDGTFPDIIMNPHAVPSRMTIGHLVECLAGKVAAIEGGEGDATPFSKITVQEISQRLHNLGYEKYGNDVLYNGHNGKMLKSKIFIGPTYYQRLKHMVEDKIHARSRGPLTMITRQPTEGRSRDGGLRFGEMERDCMISHGSAKMLKERLFEESDAYRVHVCDNCGLCCIADINKNAYECTVCNSKTNISQIYIPYACKLLFQELMTMAIYPKLVLEDM; translated from the exons ATGGCGGTGAAACTGGAACCGTCTTACTTCTCGAGCGAATATATGCATCCAG ACGCCCCGCTGGAGGAGGACCATGATGAAGAGGAACGAATAACGGAGGAAGACAGCTGGGTGGTGATTGGTTCCTTCTTTGGGAGCCACGGACTGGTGAACCAGCAGATCGAAAGTTACAACGACTTTATCGAGTACAGGATGCAGGAAATAATTGACGAGCACCCCCATATAGAAATCAGACCCCAACCACAGTACCGCTCAGACAGAGATGACAATAAAAACGTGATGTATTCGTTGAAATTTGGACAGCTCTCTTTAGATAGGCCATTCTACGACGAAAGAAATTTAACGAATAAAAATCTATGGCCTCAGGAGGCAAGACTAAGGAACTTAACCTACTCCTCTGCTATATATATTGACATTGAGCAGAGTACATACGTGGTGGAAGAAGGTTCAAAGAACcaaattttgaaagaaaaatttgtgtaCGAACGGATAAACTTGGGAAGAATACCACTCATGTTGAAGTCTATGTTTTGTTGGACTAAAGGATTACCAGAGAGCGAAATTGCTGATATGGGTGAGTGTGCATTTGATCAGGGAGGGTACTTCATTGTGAATGGAGGAGAGAAGGTGTTGGTGGCACAGGAGAGAATGGCtcacaattttatttatgtgttTAAGAAGAAGCAGCCTTCTAAGTTTGGCTGGGTAGCTGAGATAAGATCTCAGATGGAGAGGTCTCAAGCTACATCTGCCTTTTCTGTAAAgatgaaaacgaaaacggGTTCTAGGGGTTCTGGTGGAGGGGGTTCATCAGCCAGGACAGGAGGACAACTGGTGGCTACCTTGCCATATATAAGAACCGAAATTTCCGTTGGAATTTTGTTTAGAGCATTAGGTTGCACCTCCGATCGGGATATCCTCCAAAGAATTGTCTACGACTTTAACGATAAAATGATGATTAACACTTTGAGGGAGACTCTAGAGGAGTGTATAGATTATCCTACACAGGACATCTGCCTTGACTTCATCGGGAAAAGAGGACCCACTGTTGGGGCATCGAGAGAGAAAAGAATTCTATACGCCAAGGAGCTTCTACGAAAGGAGGTTCTACCCCACATGGGGACTGGCCCAGGGGTGGAGAGCAAGAAGTCTTATTTCATTGGGTACATGATTAATCGGCTGCTGTTAGCCGAATTAGGAAGAATTAAAGAAGACGATCGGGATCACTTTGGGAAGAAGCGCCTGGACATTGCAGGGCCTCTAATGGCTAGCAGCTTCTCTAcctattttagaaaaatggCGAAAGATGTGAAACGGGTTCTACAAAGACAGATCGATAATAACAAACCATTCGATGTTGCGGGGGCGGTTAGGAGTTGTTCGCAAATTACGCAGGGGATGCAGTACCAGCTAGCTACAGGCAATTGGGGTAAGGACAAAGACGGGAAGGTGATAAGAACGGGAGTCGCGCAGGTTCTTAACCGATTGACTTACTCCTCATGTCTGTCTCATTTGAGACGGTTAAACACACCATTGGGTCGAGAAGGGAAAATGGCGAAACCTAGGCAACTCCATAATACCCATTGGGGAATGATCTGTCCATTCGAAACGCCTGAGGGGCAATCCGTAGGTCTTGTGAAGAACCTCTCCCTGATGTGTGACATAAGTGTGGGTACATCTACTAACAACATTTTTGAGTTCCTCCTAGAGTGGGGTCTAGAATCGCTAGATGAAGTACCACCCCAattaatgaaagaaaaagtgaagctCTTTCTGAATGGTAAATGGGTTGGGTGCTTCAATCAAATTGATAATTTAATAGAAACGTTGTATGAGTTAAGAAGGAGGTGCGATATATCTCCGGAGGCTTCCATCGTAAGGGATGTCAATAgcaaggaaataaaaatatttaccgATTCGGGTAGAGCTATGAGACCTCTATACGTGGTGAAGAAtgacaaaggggaaaataaactcAAGTTGACTAAGGAAcatgtgaaaaatatgatggCTTATCCGGAGACCTACAATTGGGATTACCTAATCCAAGAAGGGATCATCGAGTACATCGATtgcgaagaggaggaaactACCATGATTAGTATGTTTATTGATGACTTGAAAACAGGGACAGGGTACCACAACAATTACACCCACTGTGAGATCCACCCGTCATTGATCTTAGGTGTGTGTGCATCTATCATTCCATTTAGTGACCACAATCAGAGTCCTCGTAATACGTACCAAAGTGCCATGGGAAAGCAAGCCATGGGAATTTACGTCACAAATTTTAACATTCGATTGGATACACTGGCTCATTTGTTGTACTACCCCCAGAGGCCACTTGTATGCACTAAGGTGATGGAGTACCTACGATTTAGAGACCTCCCCGCAGGTATTAACGCCATCGTTGCTATTATGTGCTACACAGGGTACAACCAAGAAGACAGTCTCATAATGAATCAGTCATCCATAGATAGAGGTCTATTCAGGAGTGTATTCTATCGAACGTACACAAGTGAAGAGAAGCAACAAGGGAGTCTCATCATAGAATCTTTTGAGAAGCCATCTATCAGATGTGTGAAGAATTTAAAGAGAGGTGATTACACCAAGTTAGATAATGATGGGTTAATCGCTCCAGGTATACGGGTTCTAGGGGATGACATTATTATCGGGAAGGTATCCCCTAATATTGAAGACGAAGACGACATAGTGATTCAGAAGAAGGTACCTAATGTACCCATGAGTTATAACTCTGGTGGGGGTAGCTCTAACGGGTTTATCACAGGGAAGGACTCGTCTACAGGAGGAAGCATACTCAATGGAAGTGCAGGGAGCGTTTGTGGGAGTGTGTCCAGTCCGTATGCTCCCTCTACAATTGGAGGTTCTAATTTGATGGATTCTGTCCCCGATTCTCCCATTAGTGACAGGTATAGTAGCAGCGGACCAGTGGGCACAACGACGATGGCTCCAGCAAGTGTTGCTTCCTCCACCCCGAGTAGCACCACCATTTTTAGGAGTGGAAATACGCTCTCCAATGTGAATAGTCCCCAATATGGAACCACTATCGCTTCTGCCTCTACAAAGGATGATATAGAAGTTCCCACACTAACCATTAGTACATCCAACATATTGAAGCAGTACAAGAAGGACTGCTCCCTCAGTTTgcgagaaaatgaaaacggaGTCATAGACACTGTTATGTTATCTTCCAACAGCAGAGGTAATAAGTTTGCTAAGGTAAAGGTCCGATCAGTACGTATTCCCCAAATTGGAGATAAATTTGCTAGTAGACATGGACAGAAGGGTACCATCGGAATTACTTACCGTACGGAAGATATGCCGTTCAGTTCGGATGGTACCTTCCCAGATATTATTATGAACCCGCATGCAGTTCCATCCCGTATGACCATCGGTCACTTGGTTGAATGTCTAGCTGGAAAGGTCGCGGCGatagaagggggagaaggagaTGCAACTCCATTTTCGAAAATCACTGTACAGGAAATCTCGCAAAGGTTGCATAACCTTGGGTATGAAAAGTATGGCAATGATGTGTTGTACAATGGACATAACGGAAAAATGCTCAAGTCGAAGATATTTATTGGGCCGACTTACTACCAAAGATTGAAACACATGGTAGAGGATAAAATTCATGCGAGGAGTAGGGGCCCTCTGACTATGATTACGAGACAGCCCACGGAGGGACGATCCAGAGATGGTGGATTACGTTTCGGAGAGATGGAAAGAGACTGCATGATTTCGCACGGCTCTGCGAAAATGCTCAAGGAGCGGCTCTTCGAAGAAAGCGACGCCTACCGTGTGCACGTGTGCGACAACTGCGGACTCTGTTGCATCGCGGACATTAACAAGAACGCGTACGAGTGTACCGTCTGCAACAGCAAAACGAACATTTCGCAGATCTACATCCCCTACGCCTGCAAGCTGCTCTTCCAGGAGCTCATGACAATGGCCATATATCCAAAGCTCGTGCTGGAGGATATGTAG
- a CDS encoding hypothetical protein (putative), whose amino-acid sequence MDKHALKRRNRLLKKNEARMNLLLGKSEEGDIEKDTEGKKKAVDLKPKRNEVKKEEGHDGGEKKKQSPTGKNDTSEMDPMASPSSSPGQASTVDPDQHTDDNSNQKGGDPTSGHDQTREGKQKSDAETSQKDSQKGTQKGIQKGEIKNRAKKKRISNHAGDKSDSDRDREGYTNADDVNNPSESNSCKSEEGKVKEEAPIGTPQYKVSLRRLAEFASLIFLATVVSIVKIKYCDYNPLPMSIEPMRKKKKLQRFISSKFVFFFLSLFYNMTFSLIDVYAHFVKQNMSQKDLWKYLQNLRERLTSQSESLLLLINNGTTVAFFFVSLVKTYLLLMFLTHLFDDLLYNFTARKTWPKNYAHKKKYELLT is encoded by the exons atggataaacatGCACTCAAGAGAAGAAACAGACTgcttaaaaagaatgaagcTCGGATGAACCTTCTGCTGGGGAAGTCCGAAGAGGGCGATATAGAGAAGGACacggagggaaaaaagaaagcggTCGACTTGAAACCAAAACGGAATGAAGTAAAGAAAGAGGAGGGACACGAtggaggggagaagaagaaacaatcTCCCACGGGGAAAAACGACACTTCGGAAATGGACCCAATGGCATCACCGAGTAGTTCCCCAGGACAGGCTAGCACCGTCGATCCGGATCAACACACGGACGATAATTCcaaccaaaaggggggagaccCTACGAGTGGACATGACCAAACCCgggaggggaagcaaaaatcTGACGCAGAAACGAGCCAAAAGGATAGTCAAAAGGGGACCCAAAAGGGGATCCAAAagggtgaaataaaaaatcgagcaaaaaaaaaacgaataagcAATCACGCAGGTGATAAATCAGATAGCGACCGAGACCGAGAGGGGTATACCAATGCGGATGATGTCAATAACCCCAGTGAAAGCAACAGCTGCAAATCAGAGGAGGGGAAAGTTAAAGAGGAAGCCCCAATTGGAACCCCCCAATATAAGGTGTCCCTCCGCAGACTGGCCGAATTTGCATCCCTCATATTTCTCGCCACAGTTGTAAGCAtcgtgaaaataaaatattgtgACTACAATCCATTGCCGATGAGCATAGAGCCCatgcgaaagaaaaaaaaactccaacGTTTCATCAGCTCcaagtttgttttttttttcctctcccttttttacaacatgACATTTTCGCTAATTGATGTGTatgcccattttgtaaaacaaAACATGAGTCAGAAGGATCTCTGGAAGTATCTACAGAACCTACGAGAAAGGCTGACTAGCCAATCTGAAtcccttttgcttctcaTAAATAATGGCACGAcggttgcttttttttttgtgagtcTCGTAAAAACATACTTGCTGTTAATGTTTTTAACTCATTTGTTTGATGACCTTTTGTATAACTTCACCGCTCGCAAGACTTGG CCCAAAAATTATgcccataaaaaaaagtatgaactATTGACGTAA
- a CDS encoding hypothetical protein (putative), which translates to MNEWVLKKCSTSNLSQSISIQFYQRILKCAIFRNKLNLICSYSELLKFLMQNGRSKELVDFKVYIHSIIQDGYTCAYYKDHGAINILLQIVHSWKELFVTNFNETKMLLSVFHNESANGNNGSAWGDGGRHIDSYHQGIPDLSTFSPKGGMGGGPHSEQGYMDSHPQRYATDFERGKYGDIGYFNGRNIPPPPTNVLLPPPLPLLHLFSHL; encoded by the coding sequence ATGAACGAATGGGTGTTGAAAAAATGCTCTACTTCAAATTTGAGTCAGTCTATATCGATCCAATTCTACCAAAGGATATTGAAGTGTGCAATTTTTaggaataaattaaatttaatttgttcgtATAGTGAACTCCTGAAATTTCTgatgcaaaatgggaggagTAAAGAGTTGGTAGATTTCAAGGTTTACATTCACTCGATTATCCAGGATGGCTATACTTGTGCTTACTACAAAGACCACGGAGCCATAAATATCCTTTTACAGATAGTGCACTCTTGGAAGGAATTATTCGTCACTAATTTTAATGAGACGAAGATGCTACTAAGTGTGTTTCATAATGAAAGTGCCAATGGTAATAATGGCTCTGCTTGGGGAGACGGAGGAAGGCACATCGATTCGTATCACCAGGGAATACCAGATCTGTCAACCTTCAgcccaaaggggggaatggGAGGTGGCCCCCATAGTGAGCAGGGCTATATGGATAGTCACCCCCAAAGATATGCCACAGATTTTGAGAGAGGGAAATATGGAGATATAGGCTATTTCAACGGAAGGAATATTCCACCGCCCCCTACCAacgttcttcttcctccccccctccccctcctccaccTCTTTTCCCATCTA